One window of Dehalobacterium formicoaceticum genomic DNA carries:
- a CDS encoding small basic family protein, producing the protein MWFPILGLLVGLIIGSVFTLHVPIVFAKYLSIAVLAALDSILGGIRGILEESFDGTILLSGFFTNALLAVLLAYMGDHLGVDLYLAAVVAFGIRLFNNLGFIRRDLLNRYKKRQRERSAADEID; encoded by the coding sequence ATGTGGTTTCCAATTTTGGGGCTGCTTGTCGGACTGATCATTGGCTCTGTTTTCACCTTACATGTACCGATTGTATTCGCAAAATATTTATCCATTGCGGTACTGGCAGCCTTGGATTCAATTCTGGGAGGTATCCGGGGAATTTTAGAAGAATCTTTTGACGGCACCATTCTTCTGTCCGGTTTTTTTACCAATGCGTTGCTGGCGGTTCTCCTCGCTTACATGGGTGATCACTTAGGCGTAGATCTATATTTGGCAGCTGTGGTCGCTTTTGGGATCCGTCTTTTTAATAACCTGGGCTTTATCCGCAGAGATCTGCTCAATCGTTACAAGAAAAGACAACGAGAAAGGAGTGCTGCAGATGAAATTGATTAA
- a CDS encoding ABC transporter ATP-binding protein has protein sequence MVKVDGITYMYNRAVGNVLEEVGFDVDEGQCIAVLGNNGCGKSTLLKCIDRILPVQNGAVFVEDSNVFTLSGSSLAQNIAYVPQNTRSANMTVYDAVLLGRKPYIKWDVSSKDREIVRDIIHQLHLDNYILRNVSELSGGEAQKVALARALVQEPRLLLLDEPTSNLDPYNQHEMLRIVRNIAREKNICVAIVIHDLNLAIRFCDRFLFLKDAQVFSYGGLESVTPEIIEAVYRIHVHIIEHKGIPVIVPFPDEKVKEEHREQFFDKQRKVI, from the coding sequence ATGGTTAAGGTTGATGGCATCACCTATATGTATAACCGCGCTGTCGGAAACGTGCTGGAAGAAGTCGGTTTTGATGTCGATGAAGGTCAATGCATCGCAGTCCTGGGGAATAATGGCTGCGGAAAAAGTACGCTTTTGAAATGCATTGACCGTATACTTCCGGTGCAAAACGGTGCTGTGTTTGTTGAAGATTCCAATGTTTTTACCCTTTCAGGTTCCTCATTGGCCCAAAATATTGCTTATGTACCGCAAAACACCAGATCGGCAAATATGACGGTGTATGATGCCGTGCTCCTGGGCCGGAAGCCATATATCAAATGGGATGTGTCCTCTAAAGACAGGGAAATCGTGCGTGATATCATCCATCAATTACATCTTGACAATTATATCCTGCGGAATGTATCGGAGCTTTCCGGCGGGGAGGCGCAAAAAGTAGCTCTTGCCAGAGCCTTGGTCCAGGAACCCAGGTTGCTTTTGCTCGACGAACCCACAAGTAATCTTGACCCATACAATCAACATGAAATGCTGAGAATTGTACGAAACATTGCCCGGGAGAAAAATATTTGTGTGGCGATCGTGATTCACGATCTCAATCTCGCCATACGTTTTTGTGACCGTTTCCTGTTCTTAAAGGATGCTCAGGTCTTTTCTTACGGAGGTCTGGAAAGCGTTACACCTGAAATTATTGAAGCGGTCTACCGTATTCATGTCCACATCATTGAACACAAGGGTATTCCTGTTATTGTGCCCTTTCCCGACGAGAAAGTGAAAGAGGAGCACAGAGAACAATTCTTTGACAAGCAAAGGAAAGTTATATAA
- a CDS encoding DUF881 domain-containing protein — translation MIWKKYLPITIACLLTGFLLSTALQNQSAGQEDPEIVQNKTLIDIIDNLEAETNILETSITDLRDEIEEIQKKEAPDRDQIVQMQDEIDQLELYSGRSDVNGPGITIELDDNLAGAEAAKSKNPGLYNPEEFIVHDKNILYLVSALRGQAEAISVNNQRIVSTSDIRCVGTVIMVNSSRLAPPFEIKAIGDPDRLEAAVKNCEEYDYLKSKDMPFSLIKGEDVSISAYKGSNTVNFAQPVKVEKGDS, via the coding sequence ATGATCTGGAAAAAATATCTTCCCATTACCATTGCCTGTTTGCTCACAGGATTTCTTTTATCTACAGCATTGCAGAACCAGAGTGCCGGTCAGGAAGATCCTGAAATCGTGCAGAATAAAACCCTCATTGATATTATAGACAATTTAGAGGCAGAAACCAATATCTTAGAAACATCAATTACTGATCTCAGGGATGAAATTGAAGAAATTCAAAAAAAGGAAGCCCCTGATCGGGACCAAATCGTTCAAATGCAGGATGAGATTGATCAACTGGAATTATATTCAGGGCGTTCTGATGTAAACGGTCCGGGTATTACTATTGAATTGGATGATAATCTAGCCGGGGCCGAGGCTGCGAAATCAAAAAATCCCGGTCTGTATAATCCGGAGGAATTTATCGTTCATGATAAAAACATTCTCTATCTGGTCAGTGCCCTCCGGGGACAAGCGGAAGCCATTTCCGTGAATAACCAAAGAATCGTATCCACCTCCGATATTCGCTGTGTGGGCACCGTGATCATGGTAAATTCCAGCCGATTAGCACCCCCTTTTGAAATTAAGGCGATCGGTGATCCGGATCGTTTGGAAGCTGCCGTAAAAAATTGTGAAGAATATGATTATTTGAAAAGCAAGGATATGCCCTTTTCCCTTATTAAAGGAGAGGATGTTTCCATATCAGCATATAAAGGAAGTAATACTGTGAATTTTGCCCAACCTGTAAAAGTTGAGAAAGGGGATTCATAA
- the cdaA gene encoding diadenylate cyclase CdaA, producing MKDFLLNVDYLYVFTEIIDVLIVSYVIYKLLMLIQGTRAVQLIKGIIMLLIALNVSDILRLFTIKWILDQIWATIFVALAVIFQPELRRALEQLGRGQFFLRTNSEMGTGDRLRLVDELTRCALKLAKTKTGTLIVVERETGINDYIETGIKVEGIVSAELLMNIFVPNTPLHDGAVIIRGDRVVAAGCFLPLSDNPYLDSSLGTRHRAALGISEISDAVVLIVSEETGTISVAYGGKLVRYLEEKTLRDKLQDLLIPKPADNSRFWSRRVPS from the coding sequence ATGAAGGATTTTTTGCTGAATGTTGATTACTTATATGTGTTTACCGAAATTATTGATGTTTTAATTGTCTCTTATGTGATCTATAAACTTTTAATGTTAATTCAAGGCACCAGGGCAGTGCAGCTTATTAAAGGCATTATTATGCTTTTGATAGCTTTAAATGTCAGCGATATCCTTCGGTTATTTACTATTAAGTGGATATTGGATCAAATCTGGGCGACAATTTTCGTAGCTTTGGCTGTTATTTTTCAGCCTGAATTAAGAAGAGCTTTGGAACAGCTGGGCCGGGGGCAATTTTTTCTGCGCACCAATTCAGAAATGGGCACCGGGGACCGCCTGCGTCTTGTGGATGAATTGACCCGCTGCGCTTTGAAATTGGCGAAAACAAAGACAGGTACTTTAATTGTAGTGGAACGGGAAACAGGAATCAATGATTACATAGAAACAGGCATTAAAGTAGAAGGCATCGTTTCTGCCGAATTATTAATGAACATTTTTGTCCCCAATACCCCCCTCCATGATGGTGCTGTGATCATTCGCGGGGATCGGGTGGTGGCAGCAGGATGTTTTCTACCCTTAAGTGATAATCCTTACCTAGACAGCAGTTTAGGAACCAGGCATCGGGCGGCCTTGGGGATTTCAGAGATTTCTGATGCGGTGGTGTTGATTGTTTCTGAAGAAACCGGTACCATCTCTGTTGCTTATGGGGGGAAACTGGTGCGCTACCTGGAAGAAAAAACTCTGCGAGACAAGCTGCAGGATCTTCTCATTCCCAAACCTGCCGACAATTCCCGCTTTTGGAGTAGGAGGGTACCATCATGA
- a CDS encoding FecCD family ABC transporter permease, translating to MAKLYLENNMKHESQDQFQKYNQFVRRKKIVLILLTLITLVVALFSVGVGSINISITEILKTIFGYGDAQSKTVIMGIRLPRVIAAVLVGALLSTSGAVMQCVLQNPLASASTLGVSQGAAFGAALGIIAFGGGVVNSASAASAVTINNPYIVTLCAFVFGAISTIVIIAISQLKKDIGPSGLILAGVALSSLFSGGSTLLQYFSDEQKIGAVVFWTFGNLGGANWKEILILAVVFAASMVYFIWNRWNYNAMESGADTAQSLGINTRRTMMISMGISSLSAAVAVSFVGIIGFVGLVAPHIMRLFVGNDYRYLVPSSAVAGALLLVVADTFGKSVIAPVILPIGAITSFLGAPMFLFLLFRGGKKYG from the coding sequence ATGGCAAAGTTGTACTTGGAGAATAACATGAAGCATGAAAGCCAGGATCAATTTCAAAAATATAATCAATTTGTGCGCAGAAAAAAAATCGTGCTGATTCTGCTTACTCTGATAACTTTGGTGGTGGCGTTATTTTCTGTTGGTGTTGGTTCAATTAACATTTCGATTACAGAAATACTGAAAACCATTTTTGGATACGGCGATGCCCAATCAAAAACAGTGATTATGGGCATCAGGCTGCCTAGAGTAATTGCCGCTGTTCTTGTGGGTGCACTGCTTTCAACCTCGGGAGCCGTGATGCAGTGTGTATTGCAGAACCCACTGGCATCAGCATCAACATTAGGCGTTTCTCAGGGAGCAGCCTTTGGCGCAGCTCTGGGGATCATTGCATTTGGAGGAGGAGTAGTCAATTCTGCGTCCGCGGCATCGGCTGTTACCATAAATAACCCTTATATCGTAACATTGTGCGCCTTTGTCTTTGGCGCCATTTCCACGATTGTGATCATTGCTATTTCTCAGCTTAAGAAAGACATCGGTCCCAGCGGCTTGATACTGGCCGGTGTCGCCCTTAGCTCTCTTTTTTCCGGCGGAAGCACACTTTTACAATATTTTTCTGATGAACAGAAAATCGGGGCTGTTGTTTTTTGGACATTCGGTAATCTTGGAGGTGCTAACTGGAAGGAAATTCTTATTCTCGCGGTGGTGTTTGCCGCCTCAATGGTATACTTCATCTGGAATCGCTGGAATTATAACGCCATGGAAAGCGGCGCGGATACAGCGCAAAGCCTGGGCATCAATACAAGAAGAACCATGATGATCAGTATGGGAATATCTTCTCTTTCAGCGGCTGTGGCAGTTTCCTTTGTTGGTATTATTGGTTTTGTCGGGCTGGTCGCGCCTCACATCATGCGTCTGTTTGTGGGCAACGATTACCGTTATTTGGTGCCTTCCTCAGCCGTAGCAGGAGCACTGCTGCTTGTTGTGGCTGATACTTTCGGCAAATCTGTGATTGCTCCCGTGATATTGCCCATCGGCGCAATCACCTCTTTTCTAGGTGCTCCAATGTTTCTTTTTCTACTTTTTAGGGGAGGTAAAAAATATGGTTAA
- a CDS encoding DUF881 domain-containing protein yields MKLIKKEWRIPLFIALLMFGLLVSTQYSTNQALENSLASQSEADLVTLVKSLNEKRVQLETDYAELSSTKRSLVEKATAGSNLASSLTTELSRFGVVSGTVPLHGPGLVISITGDSNLIDYDLIDLVNELWVSGAEAVAINEHRILYHTLISQGTDENGNLVITVDNKPLLSPVIVKVIGDPDTLEKGLTFTGGIIDNFNTLFQVFPVIKKQEDVVIPAAAPPKNFSHLKEAA; encoded by the coding sequence ATGAAATTGATTAAAAAAGAATGGCGCATTCCGTTGTTTATCGCACTTCTTATGTTCGGGTTGTTGGTTTCCACTCAATACAGCACCAACCAAGCCTTGGAGAACTCTTTAGCCTCTCAGTCCGAAGCAGACCTGGTAACATTAGTCAAAAGTCTTAATGAAAAAAGGGTTCAGCTGGAAACAGATTATGCAGAATTATCAAGTACAAAACGTTCTTTAGTTGAAAAAGCAACGGCGGGTTCTAACCTGGCCAGCAGTTTAACAACCGAGCTCTCCCGTTTTGGGGTCGTAAGCGGAACCGTACCTTTGCACGGACCCGGTTTGGTGATCTCCATCACCGGGGATTCCAATCTCATCGATTATGATTTAATTGATCTGGTAAATGAACTGTGGGTTAGTGGTGCCGAAGCGGTGGCAATCAACGAACACCGGATCCTGTATCATACTCTGATCTCCCAAGGAACAGATGAAAATGGCAATTTAGTTATTACTGTCGACAATAAGCCACTTTTAAGTCCAGTCATTGTCAAGGTCATCGGCGACCCCGATACATTGGAAAAAGGGCTGACTTTTACCGGAGGTATTATTGATAATTTCAACACCCTATTTCAGGTATTTCCGGTGATAAAGAAACAGGAGGATGTGGTAATTCCCGCCGCCGCCCCTCCAAAAAACTTTAGTCATTTAAAGGAAGCAGCTTAA